A segment of the Nitrospirota bacterium genome:
AACCCATCCATCTCCGGCATCTGGCAGTCCATCAAGACCGCGGCATAGGGGATGCGCGCCACGGCATCGAGGGCCTCCAGGCCGTTCGCCGCGAGATCCACACGATAGCCCAACTTTTCCAGCATGCGGACGGCAACCTTCTGATTGACCATGTTGTCATCGACCAGCAGAATCTTCGCGGTCGCCGCGGCGTTCCGCTCGGCCAAACTATGACGCGTGACCAGCGGAGGCGCGATCCGGTCTGCGGATGAGCCCTCACCGACGGTTGCCTGTGCGGATAGCTTCAGCACAGTGGTGAGACATGCGTACAGTTGCTTGGCATGCACCGGCTTGGAGAGGTAGGCGGCATAGCCTGCCGCCTGCGCCGCTTTAGCGTCGCCGCGCTGCCCCTGAGACGCCAAGAGCACGAGCCTGGTGGGCGCCAGCATTGGATCGGCCTTGATGGCGCTCGCCAATTCCAAACCGCTCATGCCGGTCAACTGCATATCGATGACCGCCAGATCGCACACAGACCCCCGCGCGGCAGCCTTGGTCAACAGTGCCAGGGCCTGCGGACCATCCTTCGCCACCAGGCACCGGACGCCCCATCGCTCGGCGCAGAGTTCCAAGACGCGTCGATTGACGGGATTGCCATCCACGATGCAGAGCTGCAGCCCCTGCAAACCTTGCGGCTCCACGGCTCCCGATGAGGCGATACCCTGCGGCTGTTTGCCGAACTGAGCCGTGAACCAGAACGTACTGCCTTCGCCAAGCTTGCTCTCCACGCCGATCTCGCCGCCCATGAGTTCCGTGAGTTGTTTGCAGATGGCCAGCCCCAATCCAGTGCCGCCGAATTTTCTGGTCGTCGAGCTATCGGCTTGCGAAAACGACTGAAACAGGCGCCCTTGCGCCTCAGGAGACAGACCGATACCGGTATCACGGACCTCAAACCGTACCCTGGCATCGGCATCGGTTTGCTGCACCAGCGTGACGGATAGCACCACATCACCCTGCGCCGTAAACTTAATGGCATTGCCCACCAGGTTGAGCAGGATCTGGCGGATTCGTCCCGGATCGCCGCGAAGGGCCGCCGGCACTTCTGCGTGAAACAGACAGGCGAGGTTCACACCCTTCCCGGATGCGCGCTCGGCCAACAGATCCACCGCTTCGTCCACCGTGGTGCGGAGGTCGAAATCGATGAGTTCAATGTTCATCTTGCCGGCTTCAATCTTGGAATAGTCGAGGATATCGTTGATGATGTTGAGCAAATGGTTCCCGCTGCTGCGGACGGTCTCGGCAAACTCCCGCTGCTCCGCGGTGAGGTCTGTGTCGAGCAGGAGGCTGGTCATGCCGATCACCCCGTTCATGGGGGTCCGAATCTCATGGCTCATCGTAGCCAGAAAATTGGACTTGGCTTCCGTGGCGGCCTTCGCCTGATGGAGCGCGACGTCGAACGATTCATTCATGAGCTCCAATTGCTGCGCATAGGCCTTGAGCGCGGCCTCGGATCGCTTGCGTTCGGAAATATCCACCGCCAAGCACAAAAAGCCGATAATCGCTCCGCTGAAATCCTTGAGCCCCGTGACCGAGAGCAAGACGGGGAACCGCGTGCCATCCTTTTTGATGTAGGTCCATTCATGTTCATTGATCAAGCCTCGCCGAGTCTTGGCCACAAACACGTCAAAGCCCGGCTCGATCCGCTCGCCCAACTCCATGGAGAAGTCCGTGGCTCGATCCATGACTTCCTGTGGGTCATGAATAATGGCGGGAGTCACCTTGCCGATGACCTCCTTGGCTCCGTAGCCCAACATGCGTTCGGCAGCACGATTGAAGGTTTGGATGACGCCATCAGACGACGTGGCAATAATGGCGTAGTCGGTGGAATCCAACATCGCCTTCTCCCAGTTCGCCCTGAGCGTGATCTCCTCTTCAACCTGCTTGCGCTCGGTGATGTCGAGCACGGTCCCATGCATTCTAACTGGCGTTCCTGTTGCATCCCTGACAATATCGCCTCGACATTGAATGAAGCGCACCTTGCCAGACGGATGTACGATGCGGCAGTCCACCTCGTACGATCCCCCCTCATTGAGTGCGCCCTCGACGGCAGCCAGGACCTTTCCCCGGTCCTCGATATGTACGGCCTGCTTGAACAGTTCGTAGGTCGGTTCGACTGAGTTCGGGGCATAGCCGAATATCCGATACTGCTCTGCAGACCATTCTTCTATGCCGGTTTGGATGTACCATTCCCAACTGCCGAGATGGGCCAGTTCTTGTGCTGCCGTGAGAACGGCCTCACGCTTCCGTAATAACGACGCCACGCGCTTGCGCTCGGTGATGTCGGCAAAGGTCACCACTGCACCTTTCACTACCTCCCCCTCATAGACGGGACAGGAATCAATCTCGACCGAGAACGAAGTCCCATCCCGACGCCAGAAGAGATCCTCGTCGGCATGGAATCCCTTGCTGGCCCAGCAGGCGCGGTAGATCGGGCATTCGTCAGGGGAATAGGAGGAACCATCTTCATGGGAATGATGAGTGAGCATATGGAGGTCCTTACCCACCAGCTCCTCCGGTCGATAGCCCAGCATGAATGCGCCTGACCGGTTGATAAAGGTGCAGCTCCCTTGCCGATCGATGCCACAGATTCCTCCGGCCGACGAATCCAGCAAGAGGCGAACCTCACAAGCCAGGCGCTCGCGTTCAGCCGCCGCCTTCACGTCCTGACTGATATCGCGCAGGATGGCCACCGCAAATGAGCCCTCCTCCGTGTCCATCTGACTCAACCCT
Coding sequences within it:
- a CDS encoding PAS domain S-box protein; its protein translation is MERLLNVHSRSRWLPALIVAMTLIACLAGGVVMHYVETSRVDSAGQSLALAAVDIADKLDMQMDERYGDIQIISQASVFQRRDRVAMERRLRGLLDTYSVYRWAGFIDVEGRVLAASDPASKGRDMSQDPGFQAAKRDRSTVIQDPIQDEEGVHVVAFSGPVLNERGLLIGAMISHVGLSVLEDMFARSVTALQAQWGTGTHIEYLFVKHDGEVFVDSFLREEGRVNLKQLGLPSARLVEGGTAGFVEERHNRRDVEVVTGYAQTRRTEDIGGKRWGVLVRVDRSDILVPIRGVVLKVGAAGVAIFLPLMAALLWSISSLSRSMEVMNYEGKRARAAESKFQMLLEHAPAAIVMADVDGTIVLTNRQVDLIFGYEPGQLIGQSVEVLIPESVRAVHRTHRASFHASPQSRTMRGNISIAGRRRDGTEFPIQAGLSQMDTEEGSFAVAILRDISQDVKAAAERERLACEVRLLLDSSAGGICGIDRQGSCTFINRSGAFMLGYRPEELVGKDLHMLTHHSHEDGSSYSPDECPIYRACWASKGFHADEDLFWRRDGTSFSVEIDSCPVYEGEVVKGAVVTFADITERKRVASLLRKREAVLTAAQELAHLGSWEWYIQTGIEEWSAEQYRIFGYAPNSVEPTYELFKQAVHIEDRGKVLAAVEGALNEGGSYEVDCRIVHPSGKVRFIQCRGDIVRDATGTPVRMHGTVLDITERKQVEEEITLRANWEKAMLDSTDYAIIATSSDGVIQTFNRAAERMLGYGAKEVIGKVTPAIIHDPQEVMDRATDFSMELGERIEPGFDVFVAKTRRGLINEHEWTYIKKDGTRFPVLLSVTGLKDFSGAIIGFLCLAVDISERKRSEAALKAYAQQLELMNESFDVALHQAKAATEAKSNFLATMSHEIRTPMNGVIGMTSLLLDTDLTAEQREFAETVRSSGNHLLNIINDILDYSKIEAGKMNIELIDFDLRTTVDEAVDLLAERASGKGVNLACLFHAEVPAALRGDPGRIRQILLNLVGNAIKFTAQGDVVLSVTLVQQTDADARVRFEVRDTGIGLSPEAQGRLFQSFSQADSSTTRKFGGTGLGLAICKQLTELMGGEIGVESKLGEGSTFWFTAQFGKQPQGIASSGAVEPQGLQGLQLCIVDGNPVNRRVLELCAERWGVRCLVAKDGPQALALLTKAAARGSVCDLAVIDMQLTGMSGLELASAIKADPMLAPTRLVLLASQGQRGDAKAAQAAGYAAYLSKPVHAKQLYACLTTVLKLSAQATVGEGSSADRIAPPLVTRHSLAERNAAATAKILLVDDNMVNQKVAVRMLEKLGYRVDLAANGLEALDAVARIPYAAVLMDCQMPEMDGFAATREIRRREAMGDGQEATGEKRIPRHIPIIAMTANALQEDRGLCLAAGMDDYLSKPVQPKILGEVLARWIGAPASSSDSIDDRPVQTASGGTGF